The following are encoded together in the Solanum stenotomum isolate F172 unplaced genomic scaffold, ASM1918654v1 scaffold29466, whole genome shotgun sequence genome:
- the LOC125851755 gene encoding transcription termination factor MTEF18, mitochondrial-like: protein MEHLQKLPAPLILKWGYVFNNSKPIFGSFQKVRFYATAKKPKLKQVEEEEECHIPRAVKKEAQAVLLDYLHSTRSLQFMDAEHMSKNSPFFLSNLLQRIDNENDIRRSLTRFLRYHPINEFEPFFESIGLKPCQYLPFLPRDLMFLNDDHRLLDNYHNLCNYGISRNKIGRIFAEAPEVFRYDSGVLDLKLASFHGVGIDQSIVVKLVSASPHLLIGNIHKEFFQVVEELKKTGVEYSWIEEQLNGNYIDWSHLFELICFLNGLGLTDQQLGKLICQVPGLLFDCSGRTTFSLIGFWLKFGIQIPKLLDVFLHLPQIPITTFVFNMRQCYQFLIEIEMPVLEIGNIIHSYPTLLGSCVLKKATSLLTTLNTGKKRLCSVIKENPEFLRNLVRGAKVERLPVAEEELRSKMMKTKFLLDLGFAKNSSGMEKALKLFRGKGVELQERFDCLVNAGLDRKHVASVLKIYPQILNQRKEVLEAKIDFLLNNLGLPLSTLVSFPSYLNYTIPRTTIRLSMYNWLKDQGKVDPTLSLSTIIASSEKLFMRTYVNPHPKGLEVWQDLKREIYPD from the coding sequence ATGGAGCATTTGCAGAAGCTGCCAGCTCCATTAATTCTCAAATGGGgttatgtttttaataattctaAACCCATTTTTGGGTCCTTCCAAAAGGTTAGGTTTTATGCAACTGCTAAAAAACCTAAATTGAaacaagtagaagaagaagaagaatgtcaTATACCTCGTGCAGTGAAGAAAGAAGCACAAGCTGTTTTGCTAGACTACTTGCATTCCACTAGAAGTTTGCAGTTTATGGATGCTGAACATATGAGTAAAAACTcacctttttttctttccaacttATTACAAAGAattgataatgaaaatgatattAGACGTTCTTTAACTCGATTCTTGCGATATCATCCAATCAATGAATTTGAACCATTCTTTGAGAGCATTGGTCTGAAACCTTGTCAGTACTTGCCATTTCTTCCTAGAGATCTCATGTTTTTGAATGATGATCATAGGTTGCTTGATAACTATCACAACTTGTGTAATTATGGTATTTCAAGAAATAAGATAGGAAGGATTTTTGCTGAAGCTCCAGAAGTTTTTAGATATGATTCTGGAGTTTTGGACTTGAAGCTTGCTTCTTTTCACGGGGTTGGGATAGATCAGTCTATTGTTGTTAAGCTTGTTAGTGCAAGTCCTCATCTTTTGATTGGGAATATACACAAGGAATTTTTTCAAGTTGTTGAGGAATTAAAGAAAACAGGAGTTGAATATAGTTGGATTGAGGAGCAATTGAATGGAAATTATATTGATTGGAGCCACTTATTCGAGCTCATATGCTTCTTGAACGGGTTGGGCTTGACTGATCAACAATTAGGAAAATTAATTTGTCAAGTTCCTGGTCTTCTGTTTGATTGTTCCGGTCGTACTACATTTTCGCTAATTGGATTCTGGTTGAAATTTGGTATTCAGATACCCAAATTACTTGACGTATTTCTACACTTGCCACAAATTCCAATAACCACATTTGTTTTCAATATGAGGCAATGCTACCAGTTCTTGATTGAAATTGAGATGCCTGTCTTAGAGAttggaaatattattcattCATACCCTACATTGCTAGGCTCGTGTGTTTTGAAGAAAGCTACAAGCTTGTTAACTACCCTGAATACAGGGAAGAAGCGGCTTTGTAGTGTGATCAAGGAGAATCCAGAATTTTTGAGGAATTTGGTTCGTGGAGCCAAAGTTGAACGGTTACCAGTAGCTGAGGAGGAGCTAAGATCCAAAATGATGAAAACTAAGTTCCTTTTGGATTTGGGTTTTGCTAAGAACTCGAGTGGAATGGAGAAAGCTCTCAAATTATTTCGAGGGAAAGGGGTGGAGCTCCAAGAGAGGTTTGATTGTTTGGTAAATGCTGGTTTGGATCGAAAGCATGTTGCTTCAGTGCTGAAAATATATCCGCAAATACTCAATCAAAGGAAAGAGGTACTTGAGGCAAAGATTGATTTTCTATTGAATAATTTGGGTCTTCCACTGTCTACTTTAGTTTCGTTTCCATCCTACCTAAACTACACAATTCCAAGAACCACAATTAGGCTTTCAATGTATAATTGGCTCAAAGATCAAGGAAAAGTGGACCCAACATTGTCTTTGAGCACTATCATAGCTTCCTCAGAGAAATTATTCATGAGGACTTATGTAAATCCTCATCCTAAAGGCCTTGAAGTCTGGCAAGATCTGAAAAGAGAGATATATCCTGATTAA